In Bremerella alba, the following proteins share a genomic window:
- a CDS encoding ATP-dependent helicase codes for MNGLNPPQLEAVNTLSGPMLVLAGAGSGKTRVVTFRIANLIKHRIKPQRILAVTFTNKAAGEMKERALKLLGKHTDDEPVVSTFHSHCVRVLRRHINHLGYPNTYTIYDRSDQEMVARSVLREIRVPSETLRPGDMLNFISRWKSAGIRPKEAFSHADTDKAHLAAVAFRRYQNALKASGALDFDDLLLCTEELFTNFPAVRQQEAALFDHVMIDEYQDTNASQYRIIRGLTEEHRNLCVVGDDDQSIYSWRGAEVKHILGFKQDWPEAKVVLLVDNYRCTNAILTVANRLVAFNGTRYDKVLNAARHGGDQPKVLYFKDEEKEAEEVVGDIARRIQDPAVEPRDFAILFRTNEQPRAFEQQFRALNIPYTLIGGMSFFDRKEVRDILSYLKLINSQQDEVALLRIINSPPRGIGQKTVKDLLDHATNEGKPLWDVLPQAAALRGGSSTTTTEAIRKFVRLIKHYHGRLGKDTLTDIVRDLIGAIGYQQELQRLYPDPNDRESREAAVEQVVSAMSAYEDKKKSKATLSGFLDDTALAGDGFDNEKEKQLKKNGVILMTLHAAKGLEFPYVYMVGMEEGILPHTRSLKDGDEAIEEERRLCYVGITRAQERLTFSFALARKKWGKPRPSETSRFLYELTGQADNPNAVDPQARKPAAPKAGRKKSSAGARRR; via the coding sequence GTGAACGGACTCAATCCGCCACAATTGGAAGCGGTAAATACCTTGTCGGGGCCTATGCTGGTGCTGGCCGGGGCCGGCTCGGGCAAGACCCGCGTGGTGACTTTCCGCATTGCCAATCTCATCAAACATCGCATCAAGCCGCAGCGAATCCTCGCGGTGACCTTCACCAACAAGGCCGCCGGCGAAATGAAGGAACGTGCCCTGAAGCTTCTGGGCAAGCATACCGACGACGAACCGGTCGTTTCGACGTTCCACTCTCATTGTGTTCGTGTTTTGCGGCGACATATTAACCATTTGGGGTATCCCAACACGTACACCATTTACGATCGTAGCGATCAGGAAATGGTAGCTCGCAGTGTGCTGCGCGAGATCCGAGTGCCCAGCGAAACCCTCCGTCCCGGCGATATGCTCAACTTTATCAGCCGCTGGAAGTCGGCCGGAATTCGCCCCAAGGAAGCGTTTTCCCACGCCGATACCGACAAGGCTCACCTGGCCGCCGTCGCGTTTCGCCGCTATCAGAACGCCCTGAAAGCCAGTGGGGCGCTCGATTTCGATGACCTGTTGCTATGCACCGAAGAGCTATTTACCAACTTTCCGGCCGTCCGTCAGCAGGAAGCGGCCTTGTTCGATCACGTGATGATCGACGAGTATCAGGACACCAATGCCTCGCAATACCGCATCATCCGAGGGCTGACCGAAGAGCACCGCAACTTGTGTGTCGTGGGGGATGACGATCAGTCGATTTACTCGTGGCGTGGGGCCGAAGTGAAGCATATTCTGGGCTTCAAACAAGATTGGCCGGAAGCCAAAGTCGTGCTGCTGGTCGATAACTATCGCTGCACCAACGCCATTTTAACGGTGGCTAACCGCCTGGTGGCCTTTAACGGGACGCGTTACGACAAAGTCCTCAACGCGGCCCGGCATGGTGGCGACCAGCCGAAGGTTCTGTACTTCAAGGACGAGGAAAAAGAGGCCGAGGAAGTCGTCGGCGATATCGCTCGGCGAATCCAAGACCCAGCGGTCGAACCACGCGACTTCGCGATTCTCTTTCGCACCAACGAGCAGCCGCGTGCATTCGAGCAGCAGTTTCGTGCGTTGAATATTCCGTACACGCTGATTGGGGGGATGTCGTTCTTCGATCGCAAGGAAGTCCGCGATATTCTTTCATACTTGAAGCTGATCAATTCGCAGCAAGACGAAGTTGCCCTGCTGCGAATCATCAACTCGCCCCCGCGTGGCATCGGGCAGAAGACGGTCAAAGATCTCTTGGATCATGCCACCAACGAAGGCAAGCCGCTGTGGGATGTGCTACCCCAAGCTGCCGCCCTGCGGGGAGGTTCTTCGACCACCACAACCGAGGCGATCAGGAAATTCGTGCGGCTGATCAAGCATTATCATGGCCGATTGGGCAAGGATACGCTGACCGATATCGTCCGCGATTTGATCGGGGCGATCGGCTATCAACAGGAACTCCAGCGTTTGTACCCTGACCCCAACGACCGCGAATCGCGCGAGGCAGCGGTCGAACAGGTTGTCAGCGCTATGAGTGCCTACGAAGACAAGAAGAAAAGCAAAGCCACCCTGTCTGGCTTCCTCGACGACACGGCCCTGGCCGGCGATGGGTTCGACAACGAGAAGGAAAAGCAACTCAAAAAGAACGGCGTGATCCTGATGACGCTGCATGCTGCCAAAGGTCTCGAGTTTCCTTACGTCTATATGGTGGGCATGGAGGAAGGCATCCTGCCCCACACCCGCAGCTTGAAGGACGGCGACGAGGCAATCGAAGAGGAACGCCGCTTGTGTTATGTCGGCATCACCCGGGCCCAGGAACGCCTGACGTTCTCGTTCGCCCTGGCTCGCAAGAAATGGGGAAAGCCGCGCCCCTCGGAAACGAGCCGATTTCTTTACGAATTGACGGGACAAGCCGATAATCCCAATGCAGTCGATCCCCAGGCCCGAAAGCCAGCGGCACCGAAAGCGGGGCGCAAAAAGTCCTCGGCCGGGGCACGCCGGCGGTAG